Proteins from one Corynebacterium epidermidicanis genomic window:
- a CDS encoding MerR family transcriptional regulator, which translates to MFIEGLQVKELAELNGTTVRTIRRYHQVGLLPIPENVGVREYGFPHVIRLARIRFLREAGLSLQQIGNMLSQTVDVQAELAATERDIDATIARLQHQKVLLAALKSRNHATQPSIPLPQTMANFYAEALSRASTAEVRRVIQRERQLVEFLIHSGAIQHIEDFWPQLLPPPEQFDLSMQVYLEFGELPELTPPEIQALATKHLSYFPPNWLWARCTNWWRRSWSAPQQNCCSWPFLTLMNTCTSPI; encoded by the coding sequence GTGTTCATTGAGGGTCTACAAGTCAAAGAGCTGGCGGAACTAAACGGAACGACCGTCCGCACCATCCGTCGTTACCACCAGGTCGGGCTGCTGCCGATTCCCGAGAATGTTGGTGTGCGCGAGTATGGATTCCCGCATGTCATCCGTCTTGCCCGCATTAGGTTCCTCCGGGAGGCGGGCCTCAGTTTGCAGCAGATCGGCAACATGCTCAGCCAAACCGTGGACGTTCAGGCGGAGCTCGCAGCGACAGAGCGTGACATCGACGCAACGATTGCGCGACTCCAACACCAAAAGGTTTTGCTAGCGGCCCTCAAATCACGCAACCATGCAACTCAACCGAGCATCCCGCTGCCACAAACCATGGCGAACTTCTATGCCGAGGCACTGAGTCGCGCATCGACTGCCGAGGTGCGCCGGGTCATTCAGCGGGAACGCCAGCTGGTAGAGTTCCTCATTCACAGTGGCGCCATACAACACATCGAGGATTTCTGGCCCCAGCTGCTACCTCCGCCTGAACAGTTTGACCTCAGCATGCAGGTTTACCTTGAGTTCGGCGAACTTCCCGAGTTGACTCCTCCCGAGATTCAGGCCCTGGCAACAAAGCACTTGAGCTATTTTCCTCCAAATTGGCTCTGGGCGCGGTGCACGAATTGGTGGCGGAGGAGCTGGAGCGCACCCCAGCAGAACTGTTGCAGCTGGCCTTTTCTCACCCTAATGAATACCTGTACTTCACCTATTTAG
- a CDS encoding YqgE/AlgH family protein translates to MPELFGDSLFQAVEKNPVGPGSLLIAAPDLDMGYFTRSLLLVLSHDETGSLGLTLNLRSEQAVANFLPELDELVAKPKAIYSGGMSGMHMLRTVGVLKPGVTVADAEAQEFIFGHLGNRIVVLNGGIDVDILKEWVSAVRLFAGQVTWEPGLLQREIDEGQWYVTDALSSDVTSPGHIDAWAEALRRQPLPLPLFATTPNDDRNN, encoded by the coding sequence ATGCCTGAACTATTTGGCGATAGCCTGTTTCAAGCCGTCGAGAAGAATCCTGTCGGCCCCGGCAGCCTGTTGATCGCAGCGCCCGACCTCGACATGGGCTACTTCACCCGATCCCTGCTGTTGGTGCTCAGCCACGATGAAACCGGCTCGCTCGGGCTGACCCTCAATCTTAGGTCCGAGCAAGCGGTGGCAAACTTCCTTCCGGAACTAGATGAACTTGTGGCCAAACCCAAAGCAATCTACAGCGGCGGGATGAGCGGGATGCATATGCTGCGCACGGTCGGGGTACTCAAACCCGGCGTCACGGTCGCGGACGCCGAGGCGCAAGAGTTCATCTTCGGTCACCTCGGCAACCGCATCGTGGTACTCAACGGCGGCATTGATGTGGACATCCTCAAAGAATGGGTCTCCGCAGTGCGCCTCTTCGCCGGCCAAGTCACCTGGGAACCCGGCCTGCTGCAGCGGGAAATCGACGAGGGCCAGTGGTACGTCACCGACGCGCTCTCCAGCGACGTCACGTCCCCGGGTCACATCGACGCCTGGGCGGAGGCCCTGCGCCGACAGCCCCTACCCCTGCCTCTCTTTGCCACCACGCCTAACGACGACCGCAACAATTAG
- a CDS encoding Rieske (2Fe-2S) protein yields MTEHVCSRRLFLLGTATTFAGAVLAACGSEKGKEIAIQDVPVGGSIAVDGFIIAQPTAGVYKAYSQTCPHQGATISQLDGLKATCPKHTSVFDLNDGSVVSGPSRAPMKAAKAEKKGDKLSISG; encoded by the coding sequence ATGACTGAACACGTATGCTCTCGACGCCTGTTCCTCTTAGGCACCGCCACCACCTTCGCCGGAGCAGTGCTGGCCGCCTGCGGAAGTGAAAAGGGCAAGGAGATCGCCATCCAGGACGTACCTGTTGGCGGATCCATTGCTGTTGATGGGTTCATCATCGCGCAGCCCACCGCCGGGGTATACAAGGCGTATTCGCAGACCTGTCCGCACCAAGGGGCAACCATTAGCCAACTCGACGGCCTCAAGGCTACCTGCCCCAAGCACACCTCCGTCTTCGATCTGAACGACGGCTCGGTCGTCTCCGGTCCTTCGCGCGCACCGATGAAGGCGGCCAAGGCCGAAAAGAAGGGCGACAAGCTCAGCATTTCGGGCTAA
- a CDS encoding NUDIX hydrolase, producing MNSQQRPGDRVPSESRQPAQPRPQPAASGLADPKNGSEQPRRRRRRRGKRPQGSSSELKVTTSPTGVSTSNQTEHATEAQPTRGAAESASSSPEAVKAGADRPRRRRRARKSDRSSGVAAPTFKPPSESTQEETPTSESRGVRSGERRGTRSRRRSKPQRSVPRTAAYRPNQESNLRTSDEVSAGGLVVSGLAEAVDKQGAVNMDRIYVALIGRLDRRGRLLWSMPKGHVEAGENRAATAAREVWEETGIRGEVLAELGVIDYWFVSEGTRIHKTVHHHILAYVDGDLNDEDPEVTEVAWIPASQLLEKLAYADERKLARIAHDLLPEFARSAHAAGKVTPR from the coding sequence ATGAATAGCCAGCAACGACCGGGCGACCGAGTCCCGAGTGAATCTCGGCAGCCCGCACAGCCGAGGCCGCAACCTGCCGCCTCGGGATTGGCTGACCCCAAAAATGGTTCTGAGCAGCCGCGTCGTCGGCGTCGGCGACGCGGCAAACGGCCACAGGGCAGTAGTTCCGAATTGAAAGTGACCACCTCGCCAACTGGTGTGTCGACCAGCAACCAAACAGAGCACGCGACGGAAGCTCAGCCCACCCGTGGCGCCGCAGAGTCCGCTAGTTCCAGCCCCGAGGCTGTAAAGGCGGGTGCTGACCGCCCACGTCGGCGTCGACGTGCCCGCAAGTCGGATCGCAGCAGTGGTGTCGCCGCGCCCACATTCAAGCCACCAAGTGAGAGCACCCAGGAAGAAACGCCTACGTCGGAGTCTCGGGGCGTTCGTTCCGGGGAACGGCGGGGAACCCGTTCCAGGCGCCGTTCGAAGCCACAGCGCAGCGTTCCTCGCACTGCCGCGTATCGGCCTAACCAAGAGTCCAACTTGCGCACCAGCGACGAGGTTTCTGCTGGCGGACTGGTCGTGTCGGGCTTGGCAGAGGCCGTCGATAAGCAGGGCGCGGTCAACATGGACCGCATTTATGTCGCCTTGATTGGCAGGCTGGATCGGCGGGGGCGTCTGCTGTGGAGCATGCCGAAGGGGCACGTGGAGGCCGGGGAGAACCGGGCTGCGACGGCCGCGCGTGAGGTGTGGGAAGAGACCGGTATCCGTGGGGAAGTGCTCGCTGAGCTGGGCGTTATCGATTACTGGTTCGTGTCAGAGGGCACCCGGATCCATAAGACCGTGCATCACCACATTCTCGCGTACGTTGATGGTGACCTCAACGATGAAGACCCCGAGGTCACGGAAGTTGCTTGGATCCCAGCGAGCCAGCTGTTGGAGAAGTTGGCCTACGCCGATGAGCGCAAGCTGGCCCGCATCGCCCACGATTTGCTGCCGGAGTTCGCCCGCTCCGCGCATGCTGCCGGGAAAGTGACTCCGCGCTAA
- the trpB gene encoding tryptophan synthase subunit beta: MTLLPAYFGEFGGQYVPEVLIPALDQLERAFVDAMEDPTFHEELSGYLRDYLGRPTPLTECANLPLEGNARIFLKREDLVHGGAHKTNQVMGQALLAKRMGKTRIIAETGAGQHGTATALACALLGLECDIYMGAEDVARQQPNVYRMQLMGARVIPVDNGSGTLKDAVNEALRDWTATFEESHYLLGTAAGPHPFPTIVREFHRVISQEAKAQLAERIDGLPDLVVAAVGGGSNAIGMFAEFIDEPEVELVGVEPAGLGLDSGKHGATINNGQVGILHGARSYLMRTAEGQVEESYSVSAGLDYPGVGPQHAHLHATGRAQYVGITDAEALEAFQLLSRTEGIIPALESSHALAYALKRAATADPNKEPLTICVCLSGRGDKDVDHVRRTLGEN, translated from the coding sequence ATGACTCTGCTACCCGCATACTTCGGCGAGTTTGGCGGACAATATGTTCCCGAAGTCCTCATCCCTGCCCTCGACCAATTGGAGCGCGCCTTTGTCGACGCAATGGAGGACCCCACCTTCCACGAAGAACTCAGCGGCTACCTCCGCGACTACCTTGGACGGCCAACGCCCCTCACCGAATGCGCCAACCTCCCCCTCGAGGGCAACGCCCGGATCTTCCTGAAGCGCGAAGACCTGGTGCACGGAGGGGCACACAAAACCAACCAGGTGATGGGGCAGGCCCTATTGGCCAAGCGCATGGGCAAGACCCGCATCATCGCCGAAACCGGCGCCGGGCAGCACGGCACCGCCACGGCGCTCGCTTGTGCTCTCCTTGGGCTAGAATGTGACATCTACATGGGCGCAGAAGACGTTGCCCGCCAACAACCTAACGTCTACCGCATGCAGCTGATGGGCGCTCGCGTGATCCCGGTAGACAACGGCTCGGGCACGCTCAAAGACGCCGTGAACGAGGCACTACGCGACTGGACCGCCACCTTCGAAGAATCCCACTACCTGCTCGGCACCGCCGCCGGCCCGCACCCATTCCCGACGATCGTGCGCGAGTTCCACCGGGTAATTTCCCAAGAGGCCAAAGCACAGCTGGCCGAGCGCATCGATGGCCTGCCGGATCTCGTGGTCGCGGCCGTCGGCGGTGGCTCCAACGCAATCGGCATGTTCGCCGAATTCATCGACGAGCCTGAGGTCGAATTGGTCGGCGTTGAACCCGCCGGGCTGGGCCTGGATTCCGGCAAGCACGGCGCCACGATCAACAACGGCCAGGTGGGCATCCTGCACGGTGCCCGCAGCTACCTCATGCGCACCGCCGAAGGCCAGGTGGAGGAGTCCTACTCGGTCTCGGCAGGACTCGACTATCCGGGCGTCGGCCCGCAGCACGCCCACCTGCATGCCACTGGCCGCGCACAGTACGTCGGCATTACCGACGCCGAGGCACTCGAGGCCTTCCAGCTGCTTTCCCGCACCGAAGGCATCATCCCAGCCCTCGAGTCCTCTCACGCGCTCGCATATGCGCTCAAGCGCGCTGCCACCGCTGATCCGAACAAGGAACCGCTGACGATCTGCGTGTGCTTGTCCGGACGAGGCGACAAAGACGTTGACCATGTTCGCCGCACTCTAGGAGAAAACTAA
- the trpA gene encoding tryptophan synthase subunit alpha, which yields MTRYESMFTRLTAANEGAFVPFVMLGDPSYEESLQIIRVLIDAGADALELGVPFSDPVADGPTIQAAHLRALNAGITPTRALELVAAVRAEFPEIPIGLLIYGNLAFSMGFEEFYAAVVASGADSVLIPDIPIRESAPFRAAAEAHGVDQVFIAPPHASEETLAAVAKHSRGYIYAVSRLGVTGTEREASTVGLRVSRETSVPTLLGFGISTPEHVRAALDAGAAGAITGSAIVNLINSTPDWEPAVRAFVGEMKAATRH from the coding sequence ATGACCCGTTACGAGTCCATGTTCACCCGCCTCACTGCCGCCAATGAAGGGGCCTTCGTTCCCTTCGTGATGCTCGGCGATCCTTCCTACGAGGAGTCTCTTCAAATCATTCGGGTTCTGATTGACGCGGGTGCCGACGCTCTTGAGCTGGGCGTGCCCTTTTCGGATCCCGTCGCCGATGGGCCCACCATCCAGGCCGCACACCTTCGCGCCCTGAATGCTGGTATCACCCCGACGCGTGCCCTAGAGCTCGTCGCGGCCGTACGTGCCGAGTTCCCAGAGATCCCGATCGGATTGTTGATCTACGGCAACCTGGCCTTCTCCATGGGGTTCGAGGAGTTCTACGCTGCCGTTGTCGCATCCGGTGCCGATTCCGTCCTGATCCCGGACATCCCCATCCGCGAATCCGCGCCATTTCGAGCTGCCGCCGAAGCGCACGGCGTAGACCAGGTCTTCATCGCGCCTCCGCATGCATCCGAGGAGACGTTGGCGGCGGTCGCAAAGCATTCCCGAGGCTACATCTACGCGGTCTCTCGCCTGGGCGTCACCGGCACCGAACGGGAAGCATCCACCGTGGGATTGCGTGTTTCACGTGAAACATCGGTTCCCACGCTGCTCGGCTTCGGCATTTCCACCCCAGAGCACGTCCGCGCTGCGCTGGACGCTGGGGCTGCTGGCGCAATCACCGGGTCCGCGATCGTTAACCTCATCAACTCAACCCCAGATTGGGAGCCAGCGGTGCGCGCATTTGTTGGCGAGATGAAAGCCGCAACTCGACACTAA
- the trpCF gene encoding bifunctional indole-3-glycerol-phosphate synthase TrpC/phosphoribosylanthranilate isomerase TrpF — MRRRITVPSILDQIVAERRLDSFPEVGELVASTRSLEASLRQRNFIMECKSASPSKGVLRADYRPRELARIYSQYAGGISVLCEPRYFGGSYEHLATVAASTHLPVLCKDFIVLPEQIRAARYFGADAILLMLSVLSDDEYRELSALATSLGLDILTETMSVAEVERAIALDARIIGINNRNLHDLSVNLDRTRELAPFIKDRLIVSESGIANYQDVRELSSLVDAFLVGSSLSGETDADAAVRRLVYGENKVCGLTSAGAAQVARAAGAVYGGLIFADSPRQVTVQQAQEIMRAEPELKYVVVSRETCELPGAYAVQLHGPYQGSIEAELDYVRSQPGRVWRAVDMTREGAVDLAITLAPEVDRLILDTGSGGTGATFDWSVIPDDIKHKALLAGGIGLDNIAEALAVGCAGLDLNSRLESTPGTKDPHLITAAFHTIAKG; from the coding sequence ATGAGGAGGCGGATTACCGTGCCTAGTATTCTCGATCAGATTGTCGCTGAACGCCGGTTGGACAGCTTCCCGGAGGTGGGGGAGTTGGTGGCGTCGACACGCTCGCTGGAGGCCTCGCTGCGCCAGCGCAACTTCATCATGGAGTGCAAATCCGCCTCGCCCTCCAAGGGGGTGCTGCGAGCTGACTACCGCCCACGAGAGTTGGCCCGAATCTACTCCCAATACGCGGGTGGCATCTCCGTGCTCTGCGAGCCACGATACTTCGGAGGTTCCTACGAGCACCTCGCCACGGTTGCCGCCTCCACGCACCTTCCCGTACTGTGCAAAGACTTCATCGTGCTGCCGGAACAGATCCGGGCGGCTCGCTACTTCGGCGCGGACGCGATCCTGCTCATGCTCTCCGTGCTCAGCGACGACGAGTACCGCGAACTCAGCGCGCTAGCAACCTCACTCGGCCTAGATATCCTCACCGAAACGATGTCGGTAGCAGAAGTCGAACGGGCTATCGCCCTCGACGCGCGCATCATCGGCATCAACAACCGCAACCTACACGACCTCAGCGTCAACCTCGACCGCACCCGCGAGCTCGCACCGTTCATCAAAGATCGCCTCATCGTCTCCGAGTCCGGTATCGCCAACTACCAGGACGTGCGAGAGCTCAGCTCGCTTGTCGACGCCTTCCTGGTCGGCTCCTCCTTGTCCGGCGAGACCGACGCCGATGCCGCAGTACGACGCCTCGTCTACGGCGAGAATAAGGTCTGCGGACTCACCTCGGCCGGAGCTGCCCAAGTAGCACGCGCAGCAGGGGCGGTCTACGGAGGTTTGATTTTCGCCGATTCACCGCGCCAAGTTACGGTCCAGCAGGCTCAAGAGATCATGAGGGCGGAGCCAGAACTAAAGTATGTGGTTGTTTCACGTGAAACATGCGAACTTCCCGGCGCATACGCGGTGCAACTGCACGGCCCGTACCAAGGCTCTATCGAGGCCGAGCTCGACTACGTGCGCAGCCAGCCCGGCCGAGTCTGGCGAGCAGTAGATATGACCAGGGAAGGCGCCGTCGACCTAGCTATCACACTTGCCCCGGAAGTTGACCGGCTAATCCTCGACACCGGCAGCGGGGGAACAGGCGCAACCTTTGACTGGTCCGTGATACCCGATGACATCAAGCACAAAGCGCTCCTTGCCGGCGGGATCGGACTCGACAACATCGCCGAAGCCCTTGCCGTCGGCTGCGCTGGGCTCGACCTGAACTCGCGCCTCGAATCCACCCCGGGCACCAAAGATCCACACCTCATCACCGCAGCATTCCACACGATCGCGAAAGGCTAA
- a CDS encoding NADH:flavin oxidoreductase/NADH oxidase, translating to MHPLFAPVTVRDLEIPNRVWLPPMCQYQVDSRDGIVNDWHLMHYGSMAAGGFGLVIAEATAICPEGRISDRDAGLWNHEHILAWRRVTEFVQSLGARIGVQLAHAGRKAGTHPWLPGFPEGSLALDDGGWRTVAPSAVAMPGLAEPRELSHEEILALPVQFAEAARRAVAAGFDAVEIHAAHGYLLHEFLSPLSNLRIDGYGGQFGDRVRIVLEVVDAVREALPDGMPLIVRVSATDWVDDRASWDLAQTVSLSQLLRDRGVDVISVSSGGLVPTEIPVAPNYQTDLAAAIRKETGMFTAGVGLITDAKQAAGYLERGELDAVLIGRAALRDPHWPQRAAHELGLTREEIDYSPSYYRGAWR from the coding sequence ATGCACCCACTTTTTGCACCGGTGACGGTTCGCGACCTTGAGATTCCGAACCGCGTCTGGCTTCCACCCATGTGCCAGTACCAAGTTGATTCCCGTGATGGCATCGTCAACGACTGGCATCTCATGCACTACGGCTCGATGGCCGCCGGCGGCTTCGGCCTCGTGATCGCCGAGGCCACCGCCATTTGCCCGGAAGGACGAATCTCGGATCGCGACGCCGGTCTCTGGAACCATGAGCACATTTTGGCTTGGCGCCGTGTCACTGAGTTTGTGCAGTCGCTCGGTGCCCGGATCGGTGTCCAGCTTGCCCACGCGGGTCGTAAGGCCGGTACGCACCCGTGGCTGCCCGGGTTTCCCGAAGGCTCCCTGGCGCTTGACGACGGCGGTTGGCGCACTGTCGCCCCTTCTGCAGTCGCCATGCCAGGTCTCGCCGAGCCCCGTGAGCTGTCCCACGAGGAGATCCTCGCGTTGCCGGTTCAGTTCGCGGAAGCTGCTCGCCGCGCAGTCGCCGCTGGTTTCGACGCAGTGGAGATCCACGCCGCGCACGGCTACCTGTTGCACGAATTTCTATCTCCGCTGTCCAATTTGCGTATCGACGGCTATGGTGGCCAATTCGGTGATCGCGTACGCATCGTCTTGGAGGTCGTCGACGCAGTCCGGGAGGCACTTCCCGACGGCATGCCGCTGATCGTTCGCGTTTCTGCCACCGACTGGGTGGACGATCGTGCGAGCTGGGACCTCGCGCAAACTGTGTCTCTTTCCCAGCTGTTGCGTGACCGCGGGGTCGACGTGATTTCGGTGTCTTCCGGTGGTTTGGTGCCTACCGAAATTCCTGTCGCCCCGAACTATCAGACTGATCTAGCTGCGGCTATCCGCAAGGAAACCGGCATGTTCACCGCTGGAGTCGGGCTGATTACGGATGCAAAGCAGGCTGCGGGCTATCTGGAGCGGGGGGAGCTGGATGCGGTCTTGATTGGCCGGGCGGCGCTTCGCGATCCGCACTGGCCCCAACGCGCGGCTCACGAGCTTGGACTTACTCGCGAAGAAATTGACTACTCCCCGAGCTACTATCGCGGCGCCTGGCGCTAG
- a CDS encoding CCA tRNA nucleotidyltransferase has protein sequence MESLNNTETTLAMQARAQGALEELLPVLQPLAAAFAAAGHQLYLVGGSVRDALLGRLSHDLDFTTDARPEQTQAILEKWAEVVWDTGIEFGTLSAEKHGQQVEITTFRADQYDGESRNPVVQFGDTLEGDLVRRDFTVNAMAVEISADGALTFHDPLDGLTALAAGQLDTPAAPEESFGDDPLRMLRAARFVAQLEFEVAPRVRKAMAEMATQIRRITAERVAVELDKLMLGAAPWAGLDLLVDTALADEVLPELAALKLTQDEHMQHKDVYAHSMTVLRQAMEQEDEPDLVLRWAALLHDCGKPATRAYTEEGRVTFHHHEVVGAKLVRKRFRALKHSKQMIADVSQLVFLHMRFYGYGPGAWTDSAVRRYVTDAGELLPRLHKLVRADCTTRNQKKANRLRRAYDDLEQRIAELAEKEDLARVRPDLDGNEIMQLLGLKPGPDVGRAWAFLKELRLDRGPLDRTEAEAELLKWWASQHTEGEDQHA, from the coding sequence ATGGAATCCCTTAATAACACTGAAACCACCCTGGCGATGCAGGCCCGAGCACAGGGCGCCTTGGAAGAATTGCTACCTGTGCTCCAACCCCTGGCGGCCGCTTTTGCCGCCGCCGGGCACCAGCTGTACCTGGTTGGTGGTTCAGTGCGGGATGCCTTGCTGGGCCGGCTGAGCCATGACCTAGACTTCACCACCGATGCGCGCCCGGAACAAACCCAGGCCATCTTGGAGAAGTGGGCGGAAGTGGTGTGGGACACTGGCATCGAGTTTGGCACCCTTTCGGCGGAAAAGCATGGCCAGCAAGTGGAGATCACTACCTTCCGGGCCGACCAATACGATGGCGAGTCCCGCAATCCCGTCGTGCAGTTCGGCGACACCCTGGAAGGCGATCTTGTCCGGCGCGATTTCACCGTCAACGCGATGGCCGTGGAGATCAGTGCCGACGGCGCACTCACCTTCCATGATCCCCTCGATGGACTCACTGCCCTGGCTGCCGGCCAGCTGGACACCCCGGCAGCCCCAGAGGAATCCTTTGGTGACGATCCGCTCCGCATGCTGCGGGCCGCCCGCTTCGTAGCTCAGCTGGAGTTCGAGGTTGCGCCCCGGGTGCGCAAAGCCATGGCAGAAATGGCCACCCAGATCCGCCGGATCACCGCGGAGCGCGTCGCGGTTGAGTTGGACAAGTTGATGCTGGGCGCAGCTCCGTGGGCGGGACTTGACCTGCTCGTCGATACGGCGCTTGCCGACGAAGTCCTGCCCGAACTCGCGGCGCTCAAACTAACCCAAGATGAGCACATGCAGCACAAGGACGTCTACGCCCACTCGATGACGGTGCTGCGCCAGGCGATGGAGCAGGAAGATGAGCCGGACCTGGTGTTGCGATGGGCGGCTCTGCTGCACGACTGCGGAAAGCCGGCCACTCGGGCCTATACCGAAGAAGGGCGGGTGACGTTCCATCACCATGAGGTGGTGGGTGCGAAGCTGGTCCGGAAGCGGTTCCGGGCCTTGAAGCACTCCAAACAGATGATCGCTGATGTTTCGCAGCTGGTGTTTCTACACATGCGCTTTTATGGGTATGGGCCGGGGGCGTGGACGGATTCAGCGGTGCGTCGCTATGTTACGGATGCTGGTGAGCTGCTCCCCCGCCTCCACAAGCTCGTGCGCGCCGACTGCACCACCCGCAACCAAAAGAAAGCCAACCGGCTCCGTCGCGCCTACGATGATTTGGAACAGCGGATCGCGGAACTGGCGGAAAAGGAAGATCTGGCGCGCGTCCGTCCAGATCTGGACGGCAACGAAATCATGCAGCTGCTTGGTCTGAAACCGGGTCCTGATGTGGGTCGGGCGTGGGCGTTCCTCAAGGAGCTTCGCCTTGATCGCGGGCCACTGGACCGCACGGAAGCCGAAGCTGAGCTGCTCAAGTGGTGGGCTTCGCAACACACGGAGGGAGAGGATCAGCATGCCTGA
- a CDS encoding ATP-binding cassette domain-containing protein, with the protein MKYPIELADVSLSFAQFRALDQLNLRVAEGEIHGFLGPKGAGKSTTIRALLGLLHPTGTVRVLGQDPRSNPEVLRHVGYVPGDVTLWPQLTGRETLTALAKLRVREVDAQREQELIDAFQLDPYKKCRDYSTGNRRKVLLVSAFLRRRNCLFWTNPPRVWIH; encoded by the coding sequence ATGAAATACCCGATAGAACTAGCAGACGTCAGCCTCAGCTTTGCCCAATTCCGCGCCCTCGACCAGCTGAATCTTCGCGTTGCGGAAGGAGAGATCCACGGGTTTCTCGGGCCGAAGGGTGCCGGCAAATCCACCACCATTCGAGCTTTGCTGGGCTTGCTTCATCCGACTGGTACGGTGCGGGTCCTCGGTCAGGATCCACGCTCAAATCCCGAGGTCTTGCGCCACGTTGGTTACGTGCCTGGCGACGTCACTTTGTGGCCCCAACTGACTGGGCGCGAAACCCTGACTGCGTTAGCGAAGTTGCGCGTGCGCGAGGTCGATGCCCAGCGCGAGCAGGAGCTTATCGACGCCTTCCAGCTTGACCCCTACAAGAAGTGCCGGGACTATTCGACCGGCAACCGTCGAAAAGTTCTTCTGGTGTCCGCTTTTCTTCGGCGGCGGAATTGCCTATTTTGGACCAACCCACCGCGGGTTTGGATCCATTGA
- a CDS encoding bile acid:sodium symporter family protein — MSKHIKLPKPDILIVLIILAACLGLFFPAHGWFAEAFSAATKVAIALLFFLYGARLSTAEALAGLKHWRLHLTILAFTFVIYPLIGLAIAPVHSALPAGMYAGILYLTLVPSTVQSSVAFTSIARGNVAGAIVSASASNLIGVVATPLLVMLLMSHGGPFGLLEAALNGATATPGTSGAAATPGTSGAAGPTGAGGIVIDGQVFLDIAIQLLLPFLLGQLLRKWVAGVAANKATKSVDRGSIAMVVYSAFSAGMISGVWQTVTVAQIVGLTVFSAVLVVAMLTLTRVVAGWLGFDRADRIAIEFCGSKKSLATGLPMAAVIFAGTDISLLILPLMIYHQVQLMICSWLASRYGAQAVATA; from the coding sequence ATGTCCAAGCACATCAAGCTGCCCAAGCCCGACATCCTGATCGTCCTGATCATCCTCGCAGCCTGCCTGGGACTCTTCTTCCCAGCTCATGGTTGGTTTGCTGAGGCATTTAGTGCGGCGACCAAGGTAGCCATCGCCCTGCTGTTCTTCCTGTACGGCGCGCGACTCTCCACGGCGGAAGCGCTCGCCGGCCTGAAACATTGGCGTCTGCACCTAACCATTCTCGCCTTCACTTTCGTGATCTACCCGCTCATCGGTCTAGCGATCGCACCCGTCCACAGCGCATTGCCGGCGGGAATGTACGCCGGGATCCTGTACCTCACGCTCGTGCCGTCGACAGTTCAGTCTTCGGTGGCATTCACCTCCATCGCCCGTGGCAACGTGGCCGGTGCGATCGTGTCCGCCTCGGCCTCCAATTTGATCGGCGTGGTGGCTACGCCGTTGTTGGTTATGCTGCTCATGTCGCACGGAGGCCCCTTCGGACTGCTCGAGGCAGCCCTCAACGGCGCCACAGCCACGCCAGGGACGTCGGGCGCCGCAGCCACGCCAGGGACGTCGGGCGCCGCAGGCCCAACGGGTGCCGGTGGCATCGTGATTGACGGCCAGGTTTTCCTCGACATCGCGATCCAACTGCTGCTGCCGTTCCTCCTGGGCCAATTACTACGCAAGTGGGTCGCTGGGGTGGCAGCGAACAAGGCCACCAAGTCGGTGGACCGTGGTTCGATCGCTATGGTGGTCTACTCGGCGTTTTCTGCCGGTATGATCAGCGGGGTGTGGCAGACCGTGACCGTCGCGCAGATCGTCGGCCTCACGGTCTTTTCGGCGGTGCTGGTCGTCGCTATGCTTACCCTGACGCGGGTGGTGGCCGGGTGGTTGGGCTTTGATCGCGCCGACCGTATCGCCATCGAATTTTGTGGCTCGAAGAAGTCACTGGCCACGGGCTTGCCGATGGCCGCGGTTATTTTCGCAGGCACGGACATTTCCCTGCTGATCCTGCCACTAATGATCTACCACCAGGTGCAGCTGATGATCTGCTCGTGGTTGGCTTCGCGCTATGGCGCGCAGGCAGTCGCGACGGCCTAA